TCGCCGAGCAGCAGCGCCGCCACCTGCCCGAGCGTGGGCTGGTGGCCCACGATGAGCACCGGCTCGCTGGCATCGGGCCAGCGCGCCGCGCTCAGCAGCGCCACCGGCGACGCCTCGGGGGCGATCGCCGGCACGGTCTTGAAGTTGCGGTCGAGGGCCTTGGCCGTCTGCTGCGTGCGGACCGCCGGGCTCACGAGGATGCGCGTGGAGTGGGCGAGCCGCTGGTTCAGCCACTCGGCCATGCGCTGGGCCTGTCGCTCGCCCTTCGTGGTGAGCGA
This genomic stretch from Piscinibacter gummiphilus harbors:
- the sixA gene encoding phosphohistidine phosphatase SixA → MDLILWRHAEAHVIKEGQSDLDRSLTTKGERQAQRMAEWLNQRLAHSTRILVSPAVRTQQTAKALDRNFKTVPAIAPEASPVALLSAARWPDASEPVLIVGHQPTLGQVAALLLGEVHQTWVLKKGAVWWLRQREREGVSQVLVQAVMSPDHL